A single window of Nicotiana sylvestris chromosome 5, ASM39365v2, whole genome shotgun sequence DNA harbors:
- the LOC138868394 gene encoding uncharacterized protein, producing MARTRATRRGGRPPFPPIDATRGHGRGRGRGRGRVVRAAPFNPPAAPVIDQAPAAVPVRAPAMPIVISGLQETLAQILTVCTGLAQAVSATTAAATSQAREGTQTPVNRTAEQVVPGLQTPEAVPAQPVAPVQNFVVPAMPDDEQRRLERFGRLQPPTFSGAEGEDAQGFLDKCQRMLRTAGILELSGVSFTTFQFQGAAFTWWEDFERRRPVGAAPLTWQQFSTLFLEKYVPQSRREELHRQIEWLTQEDMSVTRYKMIFSQLARHATWMIPTYRERIWRFVDGLNYSLCILMTRERVLGASFEEVADIARDIKTVCRREREKKEAKRPRGSGSFSGAPSRGQFQRVSSAPAQLARGGGQAARGRPRGGGRLGGGQARFYAIPGRTNSIASDVVITVVREFPDVFPADQPGMPPDRDIDFGINLVPGTQPISIPPYRMALAELKELKEQHQELLDKGFIRPSVSPWGAPVLQEEHTKHLHVVLQRLRDEKLYAKFSKCEFWLSSVAFLGHIVSGKGNQVDPKKIEVVQSWSRPSSATEIHSFL from the exons atggcgaggactcgtgctactagacgaggtggacgaccaccattTCCACCCATTGATGCCACCAGAGGCCATGGACGTGGTCGTGGGCGTGGCAGAGGTAGAGTAGTGCGGGCAGCACCTTttaatccaccagctgccccagttatAGATCAGGCTCCAGCAGCTGTACCAGTTCGAGCACCAGCTATGCCTatcgtgatttcgggtcttcaagaGACCTTGGCTCAAATTttgacagtttgcactggcctagctcaggcggtctcagccactacagccgcagctacttcacaggccagggAAGGCACACAGACTCCTGTTAATCGCACAGCTGAGCAGGTTGTACCGGGATTGCAGACACCGGAAGCTgttccagctcagccggttgcaccagttcaGAACTTTGTGGTCCCAGCTATGCcagacgatgagcagcgtcgtctcgagagatttggtaggctccagcctccgacattcagcggtgcagagggcgaggatgcccagggttttcttgacaagtgtcagcgAATGCTTCGCACCGCAGGGATTTTGGAGTTGAGTGGTGTAtcttttactacatttcagttcCAGGGAGCTGCATTTACCTGGTGGgaagattttgagaggcgtagacctgttggtgcagcgccccttacttggcagcagttctccactctatttctggagaagtatgtacctcagtcccgcagagaggagctgcataggcaaATTGAGTGGTTGACTCAAGAAGATATGTCCGTGACTCGGTACAAGATGATATTTTcacagttggctcgtcatgctactTGGATGATTCCGACATATCGTGAGAGGATCTGGAGATTCGTGGATGGTCTTAACTACTCTCTCTGTAttttgatgactagagagagagtattgggtgcttCGTTTGAGGAGGTGGCTGACATCGCTCGTGATATTAAGACAGTTTGccgtagagagagagagaagaaggaggccaagaggcctagaGGTTCAGGCAGTTTCAGTGGTGCTCCATCTAGGGGCCAGTTCCAACGTG TTTCTTCAGCACCCGCCcaactagctaggggtggaggccaggcagccagaggtcgccccagagggggaggacGATTAGGTGGTGGCCAGGCTCGTttttatgctattccaggcaggacAAATTCCATTGCATCAGatgttgttatcacag ttgtgagggaatttcctgatgtatttcctgcagaccagCCGGGCATGCCTCCAgatagggatatcgattttggcattaacttggtgccgggcacccagcccatttctattccgccatatcgtatggcactagcagagttgaaagaattgaaggagcagcatCAGGAGCTCCTAgacaaggggttcattcggcctagtgtgtcaccgtggggtgcgccagttct ccaggaggagcacacCAAGCATTTGCATgtggtgttgcagagattgagggatgagaaactttatgcaaaattctccaagtgtgaattttggctaagttctgtggcattcttgggacacaTAGTATCCGGCAAGGGTaatcaggttgatccaaagaagatagaagtagtgcagagttggtctagaccgtcctcagccacagagatccatagttttctctga